Proteins from a single region of Argiope bruennichi chromosome 6, qqArgBrue1.1, whole genome shotgun sequence:
- the LOC129972301 gene encoding lysosomal cobalamin transporter ABCD4-like, translating into MDNASERMSLNEANAPVSPDTYSFGMFTLRRMGQIFKIIFSKRICILFLVLICLMALLEQYLTYNVGIIPSGFYKVLGDKNFKEFWYHVLKAVLLILAICFVLSCKTYILNVFYVASREILTDKLHLMYFTRNKFYILNTMRYDFTDNPDQRITQDVDKFTKQLSTVVGPFVVAPFTISYYSYTCYQTTGWVGPVAVFAVFLISVVINKVLIKPIMALVIKQEKCEGFFRFKHMHVRSNAESIAFQDANIAEMARSEYKLLDLIKTQQMLYLRQFSLDVAVNIFSYTGSIVSYLILAYPIFMGKYDNLTPSELSALISVNAFVAIYLISCFSSLINISTNISELGGLTHRICEILDTLKGDDSASDEELLRNSRMKLKPRSTGDVKDPVIELQNVTFSAPRDSKILISGISLHLRFGINLLISGKSSSGKTSLFRVIKGLWPIEEGKITRRLPFQPSLIFFLPQHPLLTDGSLIEQIVYPLEMPNDLKPKDEDIDSILKYIKYAELEHILLKAGLFDKVDWNWYDVLSPGECQRLSFVRLFCHKPKMAFLDEATSALDVELEEKLYKKCKELDITVISIGHRRSLVQFHDSFLHLDGVGGWTLSNEPPPS; encoded by the exons ATGGATAACGCTTCTGAAAGAATGAGTTTGAACGAAGCAAACGCTCCTGTTTCGCCAGATACATACAGCTTTGGGATGTTCACTCTTCGTCGTATgggtcaaattttcaaaataatcttttctaaacgcatctgtattttatttttggtattaatttGCTTAATGGCTCTTCTAGAACAGTATCTTACGTATAATGTTGGAATCATACCTAGTGGATTTTATAAAGTTCTtggtgataaaaatttcaaagaattttggtATCATGTTTTGAAAGCCGTGCTTCTCATATTGGCCATATGCTTCGTTTTGAGTTGCAAAACCTACATTCTAAATGTTTTTTACGTAGCATCTCGAGAAATATTAACGGATAAATTGCATCTCATGTATTTCAcacgtaataaattttatattttaaacacgATGAGGTACGATTTTACTGACAATCCTGATCAGCGAATTACTCAAGATGTTGATAAATTTACTAAACAGCTTAGCACTGTGGTTGGTCCATTTGTTGTGGCCCCTTTTACTATATCCTACTACTCTTACACGTGTTACCAAACTACTGGCTGGGTAGGACCTGTTGCTGTTTTTGCAGTTTTTCTGATATCTGTGGTAATTAATAAAGTTCTGATCAAACCAATCATGGCACTTGTCATAAAGCAAGAAAAATGTGAAGGCTTCTTTCGTTTCAAGCACATGCATGTGAGAAGTAATGCTGAATCCATTGCATTTCAAGATGCTAATATTGCTGAAATGGCTCGTTCAGAATACAAATTACTTGATTTAATCAAAACCCAGCAAATGTTATATCTCAGGCAGTTCTCTTTGGATGTGGCTGTTAATATATTCAGCTATACAGGAAGTATTGTAAGTTATCTGATACTAGCTTATCCAATATTTATGGGGAAGTATGATAACCTGACTCCATCAGAATTAAGCGCCTTGATTAGTGTGAATGCTTTTGtagcaatatatttaataagttgtTTCTCTTCCCTTATTAACATATCAACAAATATCAGTGAACTTGGTGGTTTAACTCATCGTATATGTGAGATATTGGATACTCTAAAAGGCGATGATAGTGCTTCAGATGAAGAATTGTTAAGAAATTCAAGAATGAAATTGAAACCTCGAAGTACTG gaGATGTAAAAGACCCAGTTATTGAGCttcaaaatgtaacattttctgcTCCTCGAGATTCAAAGATATTAATATCTGGTATATCTCTACATCTAAGATTCGGCATCAATCTTCTTATATCTGGTAAAAGTAGCAGTGGAAAGACCTCTCTTTTTAGGGTCATTAAAGGATTATGGCCAATTGAAGAAGGAAAAATTACAAGAAGGTTGCCATTTCAgccatcattaatattttttttaccacaaCATCCATTACTCACAGATGGATCTCTGATTGAACAAATTGTGTATCCATTAGAAATGCCAAATGATTTGAAACCAAAAGATGAAGACATTGATTCAATTTTAAA ataCATTAAGTATGCTGAGCTGGAACATATACTGCTAAAAGCTGGACTTTTTGACAAAGTAGATTGGAATTGGTATGATGTTTTATCTCCAGGAGAATGCCAAAGGCTTAGTTTTGTTCGTCTATTTTGCCACAAACCCAAGATGGCTTTCCTGGATGAAGCAACAAGTGCCTTAGATGTAGAActggaagaaaaattatacaaaaagtgcAAAGAATTGGATATTACTGTAATAAGCATCGGGCATCGAAGGAGCCTTGTTCAGTTCCATGACAGCTTTCTGCACTTAGATGGAGTAGGTGGATGGACATTGTCCAATGAGCCACCTCCTAGttga